Below is a genomic region from Methanosphaera sp. ISO3-F5.
ATGATATAGTTATGGCATTAAATGGTTATACTCATGCTGATACTGATAAAATTATGAAATTGTTAGTTGAAAAACGACATCTTGCACCAATTTATGGGGAAAGAACTCCTCTTGCCAGTGAATTTGAAGATTATATGGTTATGGATGAAATTCCTGACATATTACATACAGGGCATGTTCATATAAATTCTCATGTAAAATATAAGGGGATTCATATGTTAAATTCTGGAACATTCCAGAAACAGACGGAATTCCAGAAAATTTATAATATTGTGCCAACATATGGACAAGTACCTGTTATTAAGAGAGGAACAATGCAATTATTAGATTTTACGAATGATTAGGTGATTATATTGGATAATAATATTATAGAGAAAATAGTTAAAACTGCTCATCATATTTATGATAAGGATATGATTTTAGGTAAAGCAGGAAATATAAGTATATTAGATGATTCTGGAGAATATATGTATATTACCGCCTCTGGAACTGACTTTAAAAGTTTGGTTCATGAAGATGTTATAAAAGTAAATATTGATGATTTAAGTTATGTTTCTGCTAACAATAAAGTTCCATCAATGGAAACTAATTTGCATGTGGGTGTTTATGAAAAGAGGTCTGATGTAAGAAGTGTTGTTCATGTACATTCTCCTTATGCTACAGCATTTGCTTTTAGTGATAAAAAGTTACGTCAACTTGAAGGTTTTGGTGAAATTACTGGAGAGTACATAGCTGAAGTTGATTATTATGCTCCAGGTAGTAAAAAGTTAGCTAAGCATGCTAGTGATGCTTTGAAGAATGAGGATAGTGTCTTGTTAAAGGATCATGGTTTAATTACGGTGGGGAAGGATATTGATGAAGCTACACTTCTGTGTGAGTATGTAGAAGGTATAGCTAAAACTCAATATATTACACATGTGCTTAATCTTTAACTGCTTCCAATTCACTTAATATGTTCCAGATAAGAATTCTTGCATGAATAGGAATGTTAGGATCATTACTTATATCATCTAATATTGATATTACAGTACTTGCTTTTATGGTTGGTTCATCATCATCTTTTGCTAAAAGTGCTGTTGAATCTTCTGCAGCTTTCCTTATATTTCTTGGTACACTATTATCGTTAATGATTTGTGATAATATTTCTGTACAATTTGCGAATATTTCTTCGTTATTCATTATATCAGACATAAAAAATACACTCCCTATTTTTTTAATAATAATTTATAAATAGTCTTAATACCAGTTTAAAATAATTTTATTCTTAATGTATATTATATTATTATATTTATGTTAATCATATTATAAAAAATAGATGATTTAAAGAAGAAAAAAAAATATTTGATATGAAAAAATAGTAAAGTAAAATTTAATATTAGACAAGAAAGAACATAAATTGCAAGTGTAAAGTTTTAATCAGATAATGAAACGGCAATAGTCACCCCATTATATGCTGTTTTTTTGAATATTAAATGAGACCCAGTACCATTAGCAATTAAGGCTGATGGTTCACATACTCCTTTAACTCCAAATTGTTTCATCACAAAATCTGATTCAGAACATTCCTCATTCTGATATGCTTTGATTTCATCCATTGGTATAATTTTTAATTCTTTGTTAAGTTCTTTGATGTTTTCCAGGATTCCTTTTTCATTCGCTTTAACATCGGCTGTGGCGAAAAAATCAATTCTTAATGGTGAAAATTCAAGTATGTTACAAGCTGAAATGATGGCATTTTTTACTTTATCATAGGAAATATCTTTTCTAGCACCTATTCCCATCACTAATTGTTTTGGTTTTAGTATAACTTTATGATTATCAACAGTTGCTGTTATATTTTGGTATTCTTCGCTGATTTTAGTATTATATGATTTTTTCACTTCATCAGTTAATATATATGAGTATTTTGGATGTAAACATAATTCTACTTGAGTATTGTTTACTAATGCTTTGTTAATGAATTTAATATTTTTAGGATTTTCTAATGTGCAGTAAAATCTTTTAGCTATTGAATCAATACCTACCTTGTTGTTTACATCGGTGGATGTTGTTATGACAGGTGTTGAGCCAAGTATTTCTGCTATTTTTAATGTTAAATCGTTTGCTCCACCAAAATGGCCACTAAGTAAGCTTATTGTGAAATTTGCATTATCATCTATTAGTAACACTGCAGGATCTGATAATTTTGAATTTACGTGTGGTGCTATTGATCGTATCATTATACCTGATGCCATTATTCCTATTATGCAGTCGTATTTATCAAATATTTCATTTACAGTATTTATTATATTTTTGTGGTATTGTTTTACATTTAGGAATAGTGGATTTTGGATTAAATTGTCATATAATTTATCGGATATTTCTTTTCCTTGGTTTGTAACTGATAGTATTGCTATATTCATTTTTAAGACCTACATTATTAAGATTAATATTATGAAATAGATTATGATTATTGTTAGAATAAAAAGTATTGATGTTACTTTTGT
It encodes:
- a CDS encoding class II aldolase/adducin family protein, whose translation is MIILDNNIIEKIVKTAHHIYDKDMILGKAGNISILDDSGEYMYITASGTDFKSLVHEDVIKVNIDDLSYVSANNKVPSMETNLHVGVYEKRSDVRSVVHVHSPYATAFAFSDKKLRQLEGFGEITGEYIAEVDYYAPGSKKLAKHASDALKNEDSVLLKDHGLITVGKDIDEATLLCEYVEGIAKTQYITHVLNL
- a CDS encoding UPF0147 family protein, translating into MNNEEIFANCTEILSQIINDNSVPRNIRKAAEDSTALLAKDDDEPTIKASTVISILDDISNDPNIPIHARILIWNILSELEAVKD
- a CDS encoding cobalt-precorrin 5A hydrolase, translating into MNIAILSVTNQGKEISDKLYDNLIQNPLFLNVKQYHKNIINTVNEIFDKYDCIIGIMASGIMIRSIAPHVNSKLSDPAVLLIDDNANFTISLLSGHFGGANDLTLKIAEILGSTPVITTSTDVNNKVGIDSIAKRFYCTLENPKNIKFINKALVNNTQVELCLHPKYSYILTDEVKKSYNTKISEEYQNITATVDNHKVILKPKQLVMGIGARKDISYDKVKNAIISACNILEFSPLRIDFFATADVKANEKGILENIKELNKELKIIPMDEIKAYQNEECSESDFVMKQFGVKGVCEPSALIANGTGSHLIFKKTAYNGVTIAVSLSD